A region from the Brevibacterium paucivorans genome encodes:
- the gatA gene encoding Asp-tRNA(Asn)/Glu-tRNA(Gln) amidotransferase subunit GatA: MTDLTRKTATELAQGLRAGDFTSTEVTRAHLDRIESVEPTINAFITTTADAALATAADVDRKRAAGETLHPFAGVPVALKDLVVTQGIRTTAASKMLENWVPPYDATVYQKVQEAGLPLLGKTNLDEFAMGATTEHSAFGNTTNPWDTTRTPGGSSGGAAASVAAFEAPLSVGTDTGGSIRQPAAFNGLVGVKPTYGSVSRYGIIAMASSLDQVGPLARTVEDAAALHQILAGHDRHDSTSLTDEVPDFTAAAHAGAQEGLKGKKLGVIRQLQGEGWDAGVIARFNEALELAQKAGAEIVEVDIPSIGYAVEAYYLIMPSEVSSNLARYDGMRYGLRVEPSEGPVTAETVMAATRAAGFGKEVKRRILLGTYALSAGYYDAYYGSAQKVRTLVQRDFAAAFDKVDVLVSPTAPTTALPFGTENDADPMALYMGDISTIPANLAGIPGMSLPSGLSDGLPTGLQLLAPAREDARLYTVGGAFEAELNGHLGGPILDQIPQL, translated from the coding sequence ATGACTGACCTGACCCGCAAGACCGCGACGGAACTGGCACAGGGCCTGCGCGCAGGCGACTTCACCTCCACCGAGGTCACGCGCGCGCACCTGGACCGCATCGAATCGGTTGAACCCACCATCAACGCGTTCATCACCACAACAGCTGACGCGGCTTTGGCGACAGCCGCTGACGTTGACCGCAAGCGTGCGGCAGGGGAGACCCTGCACCCGTTCGCCGGTGTGCCTGTTGCGCTCAAAGACCTGGTGGTGACCCAAGGGATCCGCACCACCGCCGCATCCAAGATGCTGGAAAACTGGGTGCCACCCTATGACGCCACCGTGTACCAGAAGGTGCAGGAAGCTGGGCTTCCGCTGCTGGGTAAGACCAACCTCGACGAATTCGCCATGGGTGCCACAACGGAACACTCGGCATTTGGCAACACCACGAACCCGTGGGACACCACACGCACACCGGGCGGGTCCTCGGGAGGTGCGGCCGCCTCGGTCGCGGCATTTGAAGCCCCGCTGTCGGTAGGAACCGACACGGGTGGGTCTATCCGTCAGCCGGCAGCGTTCAACGGCCTGGTGGGAGTCAAGCCCACGTACGGTTCGGTTTCCCGGTACGGGATTATCGCCATGGCCAGCTCGCTTGACCAGGTGGGCCCGTTGGCTCGCACGGTCGAAGACGCTGCTGCCTTGCACCAGATCCTGGCTGGGCACGACCGCCACGACTCCACATCGCTCACCGACGAAGTCCCCGACTTCACCGCAGCCGCTCACGCGGGCGCACAAGAAGGGCTCAAGGGCAAGAAGCTGGGTGTTATCCGCCAGCTTCAGGGCGAAGGTTGGGACGCCGGTGTGATCGCGCGGTTCAACGAAGCGCTCGAACTGGCGCAGAAGGCCGGGGCGGAAATCGTTGAGGTGGACATTCCGTCCATCGGGTACGCGGTTGAGGCGTACTACCTCATCATGCCGTCCGAGGTGTCATCGAACTTGGCGCGTTATGACGGTATGCGTTATGGGTTGCGGGTTGAACCGTCGGAAGGTCCGGTCACCGCTGAAACCGTGATGGCAGCCACGCGTGCAGCCGGGTTCGGTAAGGAAGTGAAGCGTCGTATTCTCTTGGGAACCTACGCGCTGTCCGCCGGGTACTACGACGCGTACTATGGTTCGGCGCAGAAGGTGCGCACGCTGGTGCAGCGCGACTTCGCGGCCGCGTTCGACAAGGTCGACGTGCTCGTTTCGCCCACCGCGCCCACCACAGCGTTGCCGTTTGGAACCGAAAACGACGCCGACCCCATGGCCCTCTACATGGGTGACATCTCCACAATCCCAGCAAACCTCGCCGGAATCCCGGGCATGAGCCTGCCTTCGGGTCTGTCTGACGGCCTACCTACCGGGCTGCAACTGCTTGCACCTGCCCGTGAAGACGCTCGCCTGTACACAGTCGGAGGGGCGTTCGAAGCGGAACTCAACGGACACCTCGGCGGCCCTATCCTGGACCAGATTCCTCAGCTCTAA
- the mnmA gene encoding tRNA 2-thiouridine(34) synthase MnmA gives MKILAAMSGGVDSAVAAARAVDAGHEVVGVHLALSRMPGTMRTGSRGCCTIEDSRDAHRVAGMLGIPFYVWDFSERFKEDIVDDFIAEYSQGRTPNPCMRCNERIKFAALLDRALALGFDAVATGHYAEIVYDQDGHPELHRGVDMNKDQSYVLGVLTEEQLRHCYFPIGASASKADVRAEASERGFPVANKPDSYDICFIPDGDTKAWLADKIPMRPGLIKDQEGNALGEHDGAMTFTIGQRKGLALERPAADGKPRYVVDIDAKNNTVTVGGREALSVDRLEGIRATWCGQPAQNMGDSEDTALDCEVQIRAHAEPVPARVWLGDVVTQAPESEYNVPTPRPAGQTLHVAVKEPLSGVAPGQTMVIYEGTRVLGQATIDRANRVA, from the coding sequence GTGAAGATTTTGGCTGCCATGTCAGGTGGGGTTGACTCCGCCGTGGCTGCTGCCCGTGCGGTCGACGCCGGCCACGAGGTGGTGGGCGTACACCTGGCGCTGTCCAGAATGCCTGGCACCATGCGCACAGGTTCCCGAGGCTGTTGCACGATTGAGGACTCCCGTGACGCTCACCGTGTCGCGGGAATGTTGGGCATCCCGTTTTATGTGTGGGATTTCTCTGAACGGTTCAAAGAAGACATTGTCGATGACTTCATCGCGGAGTACTCGCAGGGCCGAACCCCTAACCCCTGCATGCGTTGCAATGAACGCATTAAGTTCGCGGCTTTGCTCGACCGCGCGTTGGCCTTGGGCTTCGACGCCGTTGCAACGGGTCACTATGCGGAAATCGTGTACGACCAGGACGGTCACCCGGAGTTGCATCGTGGCGTGGACATGAACAAGGACCAGAGCTACGTGTTGGGTGTGCTTACGGAAGAACAGCTGCGCCACTGCTATTTCCCTATTGGCGCATCTGCATCTAAAGCGGATGTGCGCGCGGAAGCTTCTGAGCGCGGGTTCCCCGTGGCCAACAAGCCAGACTCGTATGACATTTGTTTCATCCCAGACGGGGACACAAAAGCGTGGTTGGCTGACAAGATCCCTATGCGCCCAGGCCTTATCAAAGATCAAGAAGGCAACGCACTGGGTGAGCATGACGGGGCTATGACGTTCACCATTGGCCAGCGCAAAGGACTTGCGCTGGAACGTCCAGCGGCTGATGGCAAGCCCCGCTACGTGGTCGACATTGACGCTAAGAACAACACCGTCACCGTGGGTGGACGCGAAGCCTTGTCGGTTGATCGGCTCGAAGGTATCCGCGCCACGTGGTGTGGCCAGCCAGCGCAGAACATGGGCGACTCAGAAGACACCGCACTGGACTGCGAAGTGCAGATTCGCGCCCACGCCGAACCCGTTCCCGCCCGCGTGTGGCTCGGCGACGTAGTCACCCAGGCGCCGGAGTCCGAATACAACGTACCCACACCTCGGCCGGCAGGACAGACCCTCCACGTTGCGGTGAAGGAACCGCTTTCTGGCGTGGCACCCGGGCAGACCATGGTGATCTACGAAGGCACCCGCGTTCTGGGACAGGCCACGATCGACCGGGCAAACCGGGTGGCATAA
- a CDS encoding TatD family hydrolase has product MTTLLDTHYHYDFLPPQARTVFLNEIAEAGVEVVAQTLTPSGFLALESEEKRRVEASSSGSPSSPRLSVGFHPWNIGRDYQRELDIFAHALTRTRFVGEVGLDYFPRRLQQVPAETQAEVFRSILDILSSQRTDGPYVLSIHAVRSASQVCDALEATDTSGMVPIFHRFGGSSDELTRLIKQGCYISVNPAMLATKRGRTYVTQVPLDRLLLETDLPESNERGDLGKTHARELIETLNATVNRLATLRHQDPDELAASIMRTAQQLYGACPAGS; this is encoded by the coding sequence ATGACCACCCTGCTCGACACCCACTACCACTACGACTTCCTCCCGCCCCAAGCACGGACCGTGTTCCTGAATGAAATTGCCGAGGCGGGCGTGGAGGTCGTGGCGCAGACGCTCACCCCGTCTGGCTTTCTCGCGCTTGAGTCGGAAGAGAAACGCAGGGTCGAAGCCAGTAGTTCCGGTAGCCCCAGTAGCCCGCGGTTGTCCGTGGGTTTTCACCCGTGGAATATCGGGCGGGACTACCAACGCGAACTGGACATTTTTGCCCATGCGCTCACGCGGACCCGGTTTGTGGGGGAAGTGGGGTTGGATTATTTTCCGCGTCGCCTTCAGCAGGTGCCGGCTGAAACCCAGGCCGAGGTGTTCCGCAGTATTCTGGACATCCTCAGCTCCCAACGGACGGACGGCCCGTACGTCTTATCGATCCACGCTGTCCGCAGCGCGAGCCAGGTGTGTGACGCGCTGGAGGCGACGGACACCTCGGGCATGGTGCCCATCTTCCACCGCTTTGGCGGCTCCAGCGACGAACTCACCCGCCTCATTAAGCAAGGCTGCTACATTTCCGTCAATCCGGCGATGCTCGCCACTAAACGCGGACGCACCTACGTCACACAAGTGCCATTAGACAGACTGCTGTTAGAAACCGACTTGCCGGAGAGCAACGAACGCGGCGACCTCGGGAAGACCCACGCACGCGAACTCATCGAAACGCTGAACGCGACGGTGAACAGGCTCGCCACCCTGCGCCACCAGGACCCGGACGAACTCGCCGCCAGCATCATGCGCACTGCTCAACAGCTGTACGGCGCATGCCCCGCGGGCAGTTAG
- a CDS encoding penicillin-binding transpeptidase domain-containing protein gives MNRRQFRIALALGLCVGVALALVVPLFVNTPRAAVNNAIEDLMSGTVTHEWANRSPGDSLESAGLVEGLGVTPRIQFDSTRRDGDVAHAQLLWTWDFAQPITPWKYRTRITVKRVGLKWKPVAEDSLVAPGLNLGDRVRVRSLVAARGAIRGAGGIALMQESRVVNVGIEPRRVTDVKKLVSELRSILDLELKALEKRVESAPEDQYLHVSALRQEDYNRLEKTLRPIPGVVFRKGRQPITVEANFATETLGTVGPATAEDIEKLTGTREGDTVGKSGIQRAYNSKLSGTRGFAVERIPADAGEFDPPHELTTIQSEPGSDVTTTLDVRTQNVAQDVLSSSDSPASLVAIRPSDGHVLAVANHDPAGAVPNRALYGQYAPGATFTCVTEYALAKDGVLDSHTLADSAKALGFTSSLNGLDAAKGQVPLIDSPEARQEASRGQGEVLASPLNMATVAASIAAGHTVSPVLVTEDAPNESATPLDSQAVKDVRNTMREAFTDDTASQWFTGYDGDLAISLFVEDSNATSAVPIAKDFFAQMAK, from the coding sequence ATGAACCGACGGCAGTTTCGTATCGCCTTAGCGCTTGGACTGTGTGTGGGAGTTGCTTTGGCACTTGTGGTCCCCCTGTTTGTCAACACGCCCCGCGCCGCGGTCAACAATGCGATCGAGGACCTCATGTCGGGCACGGTCACACACGAATGGGCGAACCGCTCACCGGGTGATTCGCTCGAGTCCGCGGGCTTGGTCGAAGGCCTGGGCGTAACACCGCGCATTCAGTTTGACTCCACACGCCGCGATGGCGATGTGGCACACGCACAACTGTTGTGGACGTGGGATTTTGCCCAACCGATCACGCCGTGGAAATACCGCACGCGCATCACGGTGAAGCGTGTGGGACTGAAGTGGAAGCCCGTTGCGGAAGATTCCCTGGTTGCACCCGGTCTAAACCTGGGTGATCGGGTGCGCGTGCGGTCACTTGTCGCTGCACGCGGTGCCATCCGAGGTGCGGGCGGGATTGCGCTCATGCAGGAGTCCCGTGTTGTCAATGTGGGGATTGAGCCAAGGCGGGTCACCGACGTTAAGAAACTTGTGTCTGAGCTCCGGTCGATTCTGGACCTTGAGTTGAAGGCACTCGAAAAGCGTGTCGAATCCGCGCCTGAGGATCAGTATCTGCACGTCTCGGCTCTCAGGCAGGAAGACTACAACCGTTTAGAAAAGACTCTCCGGCCCATTCCTGGCGTTGTGTTTAGGAAAGGACGCCAACCGATCACGGTCGAAGCAAACTTTGCCACAGAAACCTTGGGAACCGTGGGCCCGGCGACAGCAGAAGACATTGAGAAACTAACCGGAACGCGTGAAGGCGATACCGTGGGGAAGTCAGGTATTCAAAGGGCGTACAACTCGAAGCTCAGTGGCACCCGCGGGTTTGCAGTTGAACGGATTCCTGCCGACGCTGGGGAGTTCGATCCTCCCCATGAACTCACCACCATTCAGAGCGAACCCGGTTCGGACGTGACCACCACACTCGATGTGCGCACGCAAAACGTAGCGCAGGACGTGCTGAGCTCATCTGACTCACCCGCTTCGCTCGTTGCGATCCGACCCAGCGACGGGCACGTGCTCGCGGTAGCCAACCATGACCCCGCCGGCGCTGTACCAAACCGTGCGCTCTATGGCCAGTATGCACCGGGGGCCACGTTCACATGTGTGACGGAGTACGCCCTGGCAAAGGACGGCGTGCTCGATTCGCACACGCTTGCTGACTCAGCCAAGGCGTTGGGATTTACGTCCTCATTAAATGGTTTGGACGCGGCCAAAGGGCAGGTTCCTCTCATCGACTCGCCCGAAGCGCGACAGGAAGCGTCACGCGGTCAGGGTGAGGTGCTGGCCAGCCCGCTAAATATGGCCACTGTAGCCGCCTCTATCGCTGCCGGACACACGGTTTCACCCGTTCTGGTCACCGAGGACGCCCCGAACGAATCGGCCACTCCCCTGGACTCGCAGGCTGTAAAGGACGTGCGGAACACCATGCGCGAGGCGTTTACGGACGACACCGCGAGCCAGTGGTTCACCGGCTATGACGGCGATCTTGCGATTTCGTTGTTCGTTGAAGATAGCAACGCCACGTCAGCCGTTCCGATTGCAAAGGATTTCTTCGCCCAAATGGCGAAGTGA
- a CDS encoding tRNA threonylcarbamoyladenosine dehydratase: MTHQRFARLKLILGDEGLEKLAGATVMVTGLGGVGSSCAEALARGGVGTLILIDRDVIEESNINRQALAFVSTVGKVKAQVMEAMVADINPDCTTYARNVSLNRENLSEVFAELPRPDYVIDCIDDVTGKIEIAQWCAENRIHLVSSMGGGNKLDPSYLKFAKVNKTQYCPLAKVIRQVCIRRRIRGLEVLYSSEVPVHIEDKGSGTKAETVGTMSYFPPIMGQMLAGKVIRRLVGLEETPLAPRIGGPADASQPPTES; the protein is encoded by the coding sequence ATGACCCACCAACGCTTTGCGCGACTCAAACTCATCCTGGGCGATGAAGGCCTGGAAAAACTCGCAGGTGCCACCGTGATGGTGACGGGACTCGGGGGAGTGGGGTCCAGCTGCGCGGAGGCCCTAGCGCGAGGCGGAGTTGGGACCCTCATTCTTATTGACCGCGATGTCATTGAGGAAAGCAACATCAACCGGCAAGCCCTGGCATTCGTGTCCACGGTAGGGAAAGTCAAAGCTCAGGTCATGGAAGCGATGGTCGCTGACATCAACCCGGACTGCACCACCTACGCCCGCAACGTGTCCCTCAACCGGGAAAACCTGAGTGAGGTTTTCGCTGAGCTGCCTCGCCCGGATTATGTCATCGACTGTATTGACGACGTCACCGGGAAGATCGAAATCGCGCAGTGGTGCGCAGAAAACCGTATCCACTTGGTGTCCTCAATGGGTGGCGGAAACAAACTGGACCCGTCGTACCTGAAGTTCGCAAAAGTTAACAAGACCCAGTACTGCCCGCTGGCAAAAGTGATCCGCCAAGTGTGCATTCGTCGCCGGATCCGCGGGCTGGAAGTTCTGTACTCGTCAGAAGTGCCCGTCCACATTGAGGACAAAGGCAGCGGCACCAAGGCTGAAACCGTGGGCACCATGAGTTACTTCCCGCCCATCATGGGGCAAATGTTGGCAGGGAAAGTGATCCGCCGGCTGGTTGGCCTCGAAGAAACCCCGCTCGCCCCGCGCATCGGCGGACCGGCAGATGCCAGCCAACCGCCAACGGAGTCATGA
- the ligA gene encoding NAD-dependent DNA ligase LigA, which produces MTQTDISRVLSADPSELEPAERQKLAVELAAQIEEHREAYYVHDAPKISDKEFDELVHTLEELESAYPELARDDSPTQKVGGYADTEAFAPVQHVARMYSLEDVFSVEELDQWFERVAKSVPAGTPFLGEVKIDGLACNLLYENGQLVRAATRGDGYTGEDITANVRTIEDIPTTLNATNPPARVEIRGEVFFPSDKFADLNASLVEQGKPPFANPRNAAAGSLRQKDPNVTAQRPLHMLVHGIAAWQSGDAGAQEPTQQSQVYDLLRDWGMPISPYYRVCTTQDDVHAYITEFGERRHELLHEIDGIVVKVDNIALQEELGYTSRAPRWACAYKYPPEEVTTKLLDIRVQVGRTGRVTPFAVMEPVLVAGSTVSRATLHNAHEVKRKGVLIGDDVVIRKAGDVIPEVLGPVTANRDGSERAFVMPTHCPDCGAELYEQKEGDKDLRCPNSETCPAQVANRLAYLASRAALDIELLGEEASLALTQPLGEPPLKSEAGLFDLTVDDLGEVEIEREVKKNGVPTGEIERVKYFFTKEELYASGEKKGQVKKPSQPRANTLAMLDEIEKAKGQPLWRVLVALSIRHVGPTAARDIAAYFRSMDAVRNATVEDLLEVEGVGETIAQSVVDWFAEEWHAHIVDSWAKAGVRMADEPVEESTQPQTLEGLTIVATGSLENFTRDGIKEAIVGAGGKASSSVSKKTAYVVAGENAGSKLTKAQDLGVPVLNEEQFQQLLATGEAPA; this is translated from the coding sequence ATGACACAGACAGACATTTCGCGTGTGCTTTCCGCAGACCCATCTGAGCTTGAACCGGCTGAACGCCAAAAGCTAGCCGTGGAACTTGCCGCTCAGATTGAAGAGCACCGCGAAGCTTATTACGTTCACGACGCCCCCAAGATCTCCGATAAAGAGTTCGACGAGCTGGTTCACACACTTGAGGAGTTAGAGAGCGCTTACCCTGAGCTCGCCAGGGACGATTCACCCACCCAAAAAGTGGGTGGCTATGCGGACACAGAAGCGTTCGCGCCCGTGCAACACGTGGCACGCATGTACTCCCTGGAAGACGTCTTCAGCGTTGAAGAACTCGACCAGTGGTTTGAGCGCGTCGCAAAGTCCGTTCCGGCTGGTACACCGTTCCTAGGCGAAGTGAAGATCGACGGCTTGGCGTGCAATCTGCTCTACGAAAACGGCCAGTTGGTGCGTGCAGCAACCCGAGGCGACGGATACACCGGTGAAGACATCACCGCGAACGTGCGCACCATTGAGGACATTCCAACCACGCTCAACGCCACGAACCCACCAGCGCGCGTAGAAATTCGCGGTGAAGTGTTCTTCCCCAGCGACAAGTTCGCCGACCTCAACGCGAGCCTTGTCGAACAGGGCAAACCACCGTTCGCCAACCCCCGTAACGCTGCGGCTGGGTCTCTGCGCCAAAAGGACCCCAACGTCACCGCTCAACGGCCACTGCACATGCTGGTCCACGGGATTGCCGCGTGGCAGTCGGGTGATGCGGGTGCGCAGGAACCCACACAGCAGTCCCAGGTGTATGACCTGCTGCGTGACTGGGGTATGCCCATCAGCCCGTACTACCGGGTCTGCACCACCCAAGATGATGTCCACGCCTACATCACCGAATTCGGTGAACGCCGCCACGAACTCTTGCACGAAATTGACGGGATCGTGGTCAAGGTCGACAACATCGCCCTGCAGGAAGAGCTGGGTTACACATCACGGGCACCCCGCTGGGCGTGCGCGTACAAGTACCCGCCGGAAGAGGTCACCACCAAACTGCTCGACATTCGGGTTCAGGTGGGCCGCACCGGCCGCGTCACGCCTTTTGCCGTCATGGAGCCTGTTCTGGTTGCTGGCTCCACGGTTTCGCGCGCCACTTTGCACAACGCTCATGAGGTCAAGCGCAAAGGTGTGTTGATCGGTGACGACGTGGTGATTCGGAAAGCCGGTGACGTCATTCCCGAGGTGTTAGGCCCGGTGACTGCCAACCGCGACGGATCTGAACGCGCCTTCGTCATGCCCACGCACTGCCCGGACTGCGGGGCAGAACTGTACGAGCAAAAAGAAGGCGACAAGGACCTCCGGTGCCCAAACTCAGAAACGTGTCCCGCACAGGTAGCTAACCGCTTGGCATATCTCGCCTCACGTGCAGCCCTGGACATTGAGCTGCTGGGTGAAGAAGCCTCACTCGCACTCACCCAGCCCCTGGGAGAACCCCCGTTGAAGTCCGAAGCCGGCCTTTTCGACCTCACTGTGGACGACCTCGGCGAGGTTGAAATTGAGCGCGAAGTGAAAAAGAACGGTGTGCCCACCGGCGAAATTGAGCGCGTTAAGTACTTCTTCACCAAGGAAGAACTGTACGCGTCCGGTGAGAAAAAGGGCCAGGTGAAGAAGCCGTCACAGCCGCGGGCCAACACCCTGGCGATGCTTGACGAAATTGAGAAGGCTAAAGGCCAACCGTTGTGGAGGGTGCTGGTTGCGCTGTCCATTAGGCACGTGGGGCCTACCGCGGCACGAGACATTGCGGCGTACTTTCGTTCTATGGACGCGGTACGCAACGCAACTGTTGAGGACCTTCTGGAAGTTGAAGGTGTGGGTGAGACGATCGCGCAGAGTGTGGTCGATTGGTTCGCAGAAGAGTGGCACGCGCACATTGTCGACTCGTGGGCCAAAGCCGGGGTGCGCATGGCAGATGAGCCGGTAGAAGAATCTACACAGCCGCAAACGCTTGAAGGGCTCACGATCGTTGCGACCGGTTCGCTCGAAAACTTCACGCGTGACGGCATTAAAGAAGCGATCGTGGGTGCGGGTGGAAAAGCGTCGAGTTCCGTGTCCAAGAAGACCGCCTATGTTGTTGCAGGTGAAAACGCCGGGTCCAAACTCACCAAGGCACAAGACTTGGGGGTGCCCGTGCTCAACGAAGAACAGTTCCAGCAGTTGTTGGCCACCGGTGAGGCGCCTGCGTAG
- the gatC gene encoding Asp-tRNA(Asn)/Glu-tRNA(Gln) amidotransferase subunit GatC has product MSEKSAITLEQVEHLGNLARIAMSQEELEQVSSDLGQILSSVAKVSEVATDDIPATSHPIPLTNVMRPDTVADQLTAEQALSGAPADEDNKFLVPQILGED; this is encoded by the coding sequence ATGTCGGAGAAATCCGCAATCACACTCGAACAGGTTGAACACCTGGGCAACCTGGCACGAATCGCAATGAGCCAGGAAGAACTCGAACAAGTTTCCAGTGATTTGGGACAGATCCTTTCAAGCGTGGCAAAGGTGTCGGAAGTGGCAACAGACGACATTCCAGCCACCAGTCACCCCATTCCTCTCACCAACGTCATGCGCCCTGACACCGTGGCCGACCAGCTCACAGCAGAGCAGGCTCTGTCCGGTGCGCCGGCGGACGAAGACAACAAGTTCCTGGTTCCGCAGATCTTGGGGGAGGACTAA
- a CDS encoding cysteine desulfurase family protein, with protein MRIYLDYAATCPIQPQVLDAYVEELRQVGNPSALHASGQSARMRLEAAREELAQCVGAQSAEVVFTSGGTEADNLALKGLFWQANKAHLTTGAPHERPVVMVSAIEHSAILETAEWLETQGATIITLPVDEQGVVRVDVARELLEIHGPRTAVVSVMWANNEIGVLQPVSEITQLAHAHGALMHTDAVQALGNVDLNFSEAGVDAMTVTAHKLGGPVGIGALILKRGVNAVPVLHGGGQERSVRSGTLDVPGAVAFATAARLATGNRDENVRVARLRDRLIAGIEERIPEAQLTGPRGDGRLPGNAHFVFPGCEGDTLLFGLDMAGFDTATGSACSAGVNRPSHVLLALGRSEDNARSSQRFTLGPGTTEEHIDALLDVLPEVVENARKAGMVSATPAWMSTHTEGTETS; from the coding sequence CGTCGGCCCTCCACGCTTCTGGCCAGTCGGCCCGCATGCGCCTCGAGGCTGCGCGCGAAGAACTCGCGCAGTGCGTGGGTGCCCAGTCAGCGGAAGTAGTGTTCACCTCGGGCGGTACGGAGGCCGACAACCTGGCTCTGAAAGGCCTGTTCTGGCAGGCCAATAAAGCGCACCTCACCACCGGCGCCCCACACGAACGGCCCGTGGTCATGGTGTCGGCGATTGAACATTCGGCCATTTTAGAAACCGCAGAATGGCTCGAAACACAAGGCGCCACCATCATCACCCTGCCGGTCGATGAGCAGGGCGTGGTGCGGGTAGACGTGGCCCGTGAACTGCTCGAAATCCACGGCCCGCGCACCGCGGTGGTGTCGGTGATGTGGGCGAACAACGAAATTGGCGTGTTGCAGCCGGTCTCTGAAATCACCCAACTCGCCCACGCCCACGGCGCGCTCATGCACACCGACGCCGTGCAAGCACTGGGCAACGTTGACCTGAACTTCAGCGAAGCGGGCGTAGACGCGATGACCGTGACGGCGCACAAGCTGGGCGGCCCCGTGGGCATTGGTGCGCTGATCCTCAAACGTGGCGTCAACGCTGTGCCCGTGCTTCACGGGGGCGGGCAGGAACGGTCCGTGCGCTCCGGAACTCTGGACGTCCCCGGTGCTGTTGCGTTCGCCACGGCTGCTCGCCTGGCGACGGGTAACCGTGACGAAAACGTGCGTGTCGCCCGCCTGCGTGACCGTCTGATCGCGGGTATTGAGGAACGAATCCCGGAAGCGCAGCTGACCGGCCCCCGAGGTGACGGCCGCCTCCCCGGCAACGCCCACTTTGTGTTCCCCGGCTGCGAGGGTGACACGTTGCTGTTTGGCTTGGACATGGCGGGATTCGACACGGCTACAGGTTCGGCGTGTTCGGCGGGAGTAAATCGGCCCAGTCACGTGTTGTTAGCTTTGGGGCGTAGCGAGGACAATGCGCGTTCGTCCCAGCGGTTCACCCTGGGACCGGGTACCACTGAGGAACATATTGACGCGCTGTTGGACGTATTGCCCGAGGTCGTTGAAAACGCCCGCAAGGCGGGCATGGTGTCTGCGACACCGGCCTGGATGAGTACACATACAGAAGGGACTGAAACTTCGTGA